TTTATTGTGACAGGAACGTTACTAAAAACAAAATCTAACAGTATGATGGACTTGGATATGTATTCTGCCATCACTGCATGTGATAACAGACTAGTGTGGAGTCTAATACGAGATGAGGTTGGCAACGAACTTCTTGGCAAAGACATTGTTCCGGTGCCGTCTATCCTAGAAGCACAGCAGTTTGAAATACTTACATTGTTCGTGAAAAAGAAACGTTCCTTACTATCTCGTCTACTTCGACGTGAACGTCCGAAATTTAAAATCCTTGGACCACTGGAACAATTTCTCGACCACAAACGAAGAGATTCGAAATCCATAATGAACAGAATGACTGCTTTAGTAAAGTCTGCCCAGGTTTTCACTCGTGACTACTTTTACAGGAGATCACAGATGGTGGAAGGAGTAAGTAAGTCAATACAATTGTCAGTAAAAGAGACCAATAAATTCATATCACCACTGACGGCATCCTATGGCGAGCTGGTGCTAGATATTACAAACCCCCGACTTAAGGGGATAAGAAAGGTGTACTTGATCAGTGAAGTGTGTTACGCCAGATACATGGATCTAATGACGTGTTACAATTCAGAAGAAGATTATAAAGACTGTCAAAAAGGAACACCGGTAGGATTCTGTTATGTTAAGATCCCAATGGCAGCAGATGGCACAATTGGACCAGTGAAAGAGTGCGTACAACTTACACAGAACGACCAAGTAGACTGGATTTATGAAACGAACAACAACAGAACGCATACCGCTACGACGTTTGAAGAAATGGAAGTTTAAGGCCTAAATAGCAATTATTTACGATTATAAAAGTATTGGCCTATTGTTTCAAATGAACAAGGaatatgtaataattataattgtttcactttattttaatattatttatcagCAATGTGgatcaataaatattcaaagTGTTGGTGTGGTTCATGAAAGATGCGCATTGTATTGAGTGGAAGTTATTCTTGCAGATATGCTATTCAAGGAGGGTGGGACCTATATTAGTAACCCCATCATGAAATTTACATCCCCATATAAGGTGGTCTCAGATCAGCAAAGCACGTACTTTAAATCGTTTGCGGAGCTCAAGAAGTCGTGAAGATGTCCGATATTTCGTAATAAAACGTCACTTTAGAGGAATAATTGGCATGGATGGCCACCACACGGATTCGAATACATTTAATGATTGCTGAGGTATTAATTTAATACCTCAGCAATCATTTTGCACATTTTGTGGCTAGTTGGTTATTTTTTCGGAATTGAACAACAACGCCTCATCCGCCGACAAGCAAACAGTTTGGTATAAAACCATATATACACGTACGGGCAAAATTGGAATCGGATATGTTCATCTCATTTTTCAACTATCAATCCAACTC
This is a stretch of genomic DNA from Antedon mediterranea chromosome 3, ecAntMedi1.1, whole genome shotgun sequence. It encodes these proteins:
- the LOC140044025 gene encoding uncharacterized protein C11orf42-like, with amino-acid sequence MMDLDMYSAITACDNRLVWSLIRDEVGNELLGKDIVPVPSILEAQQFEILTLFVKKKRSLLSRLLRRERPKFKILGPLEQFLDHKRRDSKSIMNRMTALVKSAQVFTRDYFYRRSQMVEGVSKSIQLSVKETNKFISPLTASYGELVLDITNPRLKGIRKVYLISEVCYARYMDLMTCYNSEEDYKDCQKGTPVGFCYVKIPMAADGTIGPVKECVQLTQNDQVDWIYETNNNRTHTATTFEEMEV